The sequence AAGACACCCCCGACAGCAGCCACCACCACGCAATTCCCATAAGCGCAAGTGGCGGACCTCGGGCTTGCGGCGCACGCACCCGCGCGGCTCTTACTGCTCCGAAGTGGACGAACAGGTGAGGTGGCGAATGCGATCTCATCGATAGATTGACCGGTCTGCCTATGGGTGGGCGAGGCAGATGCGTTGGTGGAGGTGAGGCATGAGGTCGAGGTGGATCCCGGCCTGCTGCCCGCCACGCTCGCGCGCGACGGCGTCGTCCTGATCCAGCAGGGGTCCGTCGCTGCGGTCAGGGCGCTACTTGAGAGCTGGACGGTGCCGGTCAGCCATCCTCACCAGGTGGCCGACGGACTGACAGCCATTGCGCCCCGCGTTGTCGAAGATGCCGCCGCCGTCCGACGCGGCCTTTCCACAGACGATCCGAGCCGTCATCGAGGCGTACCCTGAACCCGAGCCGCTGCTGCGTGCCATCCTCGACGACCATCGAATGCAGTCTGCTGCGTATCGACAGGTTATTGCCGCTCTTCTGGTGACTCCGAGCTGACGCCGCACCCTGGAAGGAATGTCCTATGACCGAGCGACCGCCGTACCTGGTCGAGAGAAGCCCGGGGTACTTCGAATATCAGCTGCCGATCTCGGTCAAGCTGGTGATCGACCACCATGGCCGGGTGCCGCTGTTGCGCAACGAGCGTGACGAGTGGGAGCTGCCCGGTGGGAAGCTCGAAGTAGGCGAGACACCCGAGGACGGCGTCTGCCGGGAGGTTGCCGAAGAACTCGGGCTGACCATCGAAGCAGTCGACATCATCGACTCCTGGGTCTATGAGATCACGCCGGTCCGGCACGTGTTCATCGTGAGCTTCGGCGCCACCTACGTCGGCGACGAGGACCTCGTCCATTCGGCTGAGCACAAGGAACTCGGCGTGTTCACCTACGACCAGGTGTCAAGCCTGCACATGCCTGAGCCCTACAAGCGCACTGTTCGTCGCTGGCACGAGCGCCGACTGACCGGGCGATCGGTCCCCACCTGATCTGCGGGCCCGGCGCATCCGCCGGCTGCGCTCCCGGCTGGAGACTGTCGATCCCATGTCGCCGGCCATCGGCCACCCTCTGTTGCGTCTTGTCACATCCGGACGCCATCGGTGAAACGTGGAATGGCGGCAGTCATCGTCCGTGCAACTCTTCTTGGGTGGGCATTGGCGTACCGTCGAGGTCTTCGGGTTTCGGTCCGAATCGGGTTGGCTGGCCATCGTGGAACATTCCGTGATCCGTCTGTGCAACATCCGGTGATTGCGTAGAAGAAAATCAGCTGAGTCGCAAGGAATTGCCTTGCGATACGTTGCCTTTCCGCCGCACGCCGGCACAGGATGACCGCAGCGCGGCGGCCGGCTCTTCCCCGAACCGGCCGCCGCGCCGCCCGGCAGGATCGTGCCGCGCCGCCCGGCGGCGAAGACGGCCACGGGACATCGGGCAAGGACTTCGAGCGGGCAGGGAAGGCGGGTGGGGACATGGGCGGACGATGGAAGTGGTTCCTGCGGCCCGGCAAGGTCGCGCTGGACCTGACCGGGCAGGCGGTACCGGACGGGGACGTGCCGGGACGGTTCCGGCGGCAGGTGATCGAGCACCTCGTACCGCAGGCGCGGGTGACGTCGCGGTGCGACGGCGCGCTCGTCTACGAACGGCCCGAGGAGCGGCCGGCATCGCCGGGCCGGAACCAGCGGGCGGGCCGCTACGACGCGGACCGGTTTGGCGAGCGGAACCAGGGGAGGTTCGAGACGCAGGCCGCCTCGGCGCCGTCCGGTGGTGAGCCGGTCGAGGCCATGCCGCCGGCCGAACTCCTCGCCACCGCCGCCCAGCTCGAACGGGCCAACCGCCTGGCGGATTCGCACTGGCGCAGCCCCACAGAGGACCCGCGTAGCCGCAGATGCCCGGCCTGCCGCGCGGACGGCACCTGCCCCCGGGCGGCCTGGGCCGACGCGATCCTCATGCGCTGCCTGCGGTCGTACCTGCGATGAACGCCTTCGACCTGTCGCCCGCGCAGATCCGCAACCGGCTGATCCTGCGGGCCCGGAAGGCGGCACTGGCCGGCCGCCCACGGCCGCCGTCGCCGGGATGCCCGCGCGGTCCCGTCGAGGCGACACCGACGACGGTCCCCGGGCCGGTCGTGCCGTGTGTGGCCGTCGCCGTGGGGGACGTGGTCCGGCTCGCCGAATCCGACCACCGGCACGCGACCGGTCCGCTCCGGCTCCGGATCGCCCGCCTCCGGCCGGACATCAGCGAATGGTACGAGGGCGAGTGGGTGTGGCTCGAAGGCGTCGAGATCGGGCCGGACGACCAGGACGGCGCGTACCGGCCGGTGCTGGTCAAGATAGCTGCGCTCCGGCCGCTGCCGGAACGGTGATGACGTGCCTGCGTCAGCCCGCTACCCGATGTTGAAGACCCGGCGTGGCCCGTCGATCGCCTCGAAGTAGGAGTGGCATGGCGGCGGGATGAACGTCGTCCAGTCCGCACCTGCGGCCACCCTGGCTCGAATCGCGGTGGTGGTGAGGACCTCGGCGGGGCCCAGATCGTCGAAGATGTGCACGCGCTCGCCGCGGGACCGCCACACCGATTCCTTCGCCGCCTCGAATCCATCCTTTGTGGTCAGACAGATCACTCGTCGGGGTGGGTAGAACTGCGCCACGGTCGGCCAGTCGAGGTCGTGCCGTGGGGCAACGAGCAACGCCACCCGTTCGGTGCCGGCCTCACCTGTCAGGGCCAGGCGCATCAGGGTGAACCGTTCCCAGATCGTCAACGGGTTTCGGGACGGGTGGTAGGCATCGTTGGCCAGATCTCCGTAGCGGCCCGGCGACCGCCAGCCGAAGTGGGTGGTCAGGACCGCGACATGGGGGAGTGGCAGAGCCGTCAGGCTGTGCCGCAGTACGGCGAGATGCCCGATGTGTGGAGGCTGGAACCTGCCCGTCCACACCGCATGCAGTCGTTCCATCGCTGCTCACTGGTCCGTGCTGGGCATCGGCCCGGTGAGAGCGGTGAGGGCCGCTCCGGTTGACGCCAGTAGCCGAGCGGGGCTGTCGTTGGTCGAGAAGTTGTGGTCGGCGCCCTCGATGACACGTACCCGGGCGGTCGGGATCGCGGTCAGGTCCATTCCTGCGGTGTACTGGTCCGCGCCGCCGAGCCACACCCCGTCGACGTCCTTGCAGTGCGCGTCCCAGGCGGCGCCCGACTCGTCGATCATGTCCCGGCGCAGTTCCAGACCGTGCCGGTACGTCCGCCCGGTGCGGTGCAGTTCGTCGAGCTGCCTGCCGCGCAGGAACACCCGGCTCAGATCGACCAGCCGGCACAGCGGCGCGAGGCACCAGACGAGCCAGTTTTCTGCCCCTGCCTGGTCGCGGGCCCGCAGGGCAGTCGCACCGCCCATGGAGTGACCCACCAGCAGCAGAGACGAACCATGTCTGCTCGCCCACTCGCTGACGATCTCGATGGACCGCACCTCGGAGGTGAAGTCTCTGAAGACGGGTGTCGAGTCTCCGGATCCGAGCGGGTCGACGGTCAACGTCTCGAAACCCTGCCACGACCAGGCACGCGCCAACCGGTTGTAGAGCCCGTACGGACCGTGCCGCGAGCTGCCGAAGTAACCCGGGATCAGGATGACGGTCCGCCGGCTGGCAGCCCAACTCGGTACGTGTCTGGTCACCGCGACAGCGCCGTCGGGCGACGAGATCCGTAACTGCTCGACGTCGGGCCACGACTGCTGCGGAAACGCGGGCACGGCCCGCCAACCGTCGGCCTCCTCCCGCCACATGCGAGCAGTGCCGTTCGGGGTGGCCAGGTAGCGGTACCGGGAATCGGTGGGCAGAACTCCGTTCAACAGGTGGCTGATCATCAACACCGTCGAATTGCTGCCCACCACCAGGCGGTCGCGGCACCGTTTCCGGCCCTCTGTCCGCCACCAGCCGACCAGCCGCTTCTCAAGATCCTTGGCGGCCTCGCTGGCGGGGATCTCCAGCTCGGCGGCGCTGATCACTCTGGCCCGGAAGAGGTCGATCGAGCGGTGCGCCTGTGGATGTGCGCTGCGCAATTCGGCTGTCGACAGGCCAGCGGCCACGCCGAGGTGGACGGCGGGCAGCCCCAATTCGCCCTCGTATGGAAGCTGTAGCTCTCCGGCGATCAGGCGGGCCGAGGAGACCGCCTGCGGGGTGGGGGTGGCAACGACGGCCGTCAGGGTGACGGCGCGGGATCGGAGCGTGCGGGCGAGATGGGCTACCTGGTCCTGGCCTCTGAGGGTGACGGATGCCAACCCGGAGGCGCCGTGGATGTCTCGAAGGTTCTTCTCGGTCTCGACGTGGCGAGCAAGGACGATGGTTGCCAACCGTCAGCCGTCCTGTTACGAGATCGCCAGCGGGCCGGCGTTGGACAGGAGCCGTTCAGCCATGATCAGCGTGGTGAGGTAATAGCGCTGGATTCTTGGCAGGAAGGATTCTCGGGTGACCGAAAGGGTGAACTCCTCCCAGCGTGCACCGGCCGACTTCTCGAAGGTGCGGCCGTGCAGGGTGAGAGCATCGATCTCTCCGGTGAAGAGGTCCATGCCCGCCGCGACCGGCAGCCAGACCAGCGCGGCGACCTCGTCGGCCGCCGGGCGGTAGTCAGCCAGGGGTAGGTCACAGCGGTAGAGGTAGACCGACTGGTACTCCCGGTTGCGTTGGCCGTTGGACTGGTCGGCGACCTCGACGCGCTCGCCAAGGTGGTGCAGGCTGTCCGGCGCGACGGTCAAGCCGAGTTCCTCGGTGACCTCACGCAGCCCGGCCATCAGCGGTTCGCCGGCCTCAAGGTGTCCTGCGGCGCTGATATCGAGCAGACCGGGAAAGTTGCGCATGGTGTCCGCGCGTTTCTGCAACAGAAGTGCGCCACCGTCGTTACCCGAGACGATCCAGCAGTGGAACGTGCGGTGCCACTTTCCCTGTAGGTGCGCCTCGATGCGGTCCATGTTGCCGGCGGGCTCCAAGTTCGCGTTGTAGATGTCGATCTGCTCTGCCACGGACTCACCTTCCTGTGATGAATGCGGCGCCGGCCGGTCGCGCCCAGACCGAGGCCGCCACCGCCCGATCACGCAACGGTGCCAGCTGATCCGCCTCTACATCCTCACGCAGTGCTTCCAGGATCCGGACTTCCAGCACAAGGGACTTTGCGTAGCGTCCCTGATCTGACTCGGCGTGGAACGCCGCCTTCGCCTGGCGCACGAGGTCGAGCGCCTCACGCAGCGAGGCGGTGCCCAGGAAGTCGCCGGGTTGGACAAAGCCGCCGGTGTTCACACCCACCATCGTGACGATCGCCAGCGCTCGCGCGTACCCGACGTGTGCGAGGTCGACGCGTACCTCGCGCGGAACCAGCTCGGCCACACCGGCCAGCAGTTCGGCGGCTCGATCGAAGTTCCACTCGGAGGGCCGGCCATCGCGGACCGTCCGGATGACGCCCAGATGGCGGTGAGCCTTCGCCAGCAGGAGACTCCGCCGGGGCTCGCCGAAGCCCGTCGGCAGTTGGTCGCCGTACCGGATCGCTCGCTCGATGTTGACCACGGCGATGTTGCGATTCAGGAGGTAGTTGGCCCAGCCGAGGTCATCGATGAGGATGGAGATGATCGCCAGCTTGTCGTCGACGAACTGAGCCGATTCCAGCGCCCATTCGCCGAGTTGCACGCGTTGCTCGTGGAAGCCGAGGACATGCAGCGTCAGCGAGGCGTTCTCCCGCAGTCGCAACAGGGCCGGATCGCGCTGCTGTTCATGCAGGATCCCGCCGTAGGCGGTGATTCCGTCGGCGTACTGATGGTAGGCGTCAACCACGTCGTGTTCGGCCGCTTGTCGTCTTGTCAGCAGGTAGACACCCTCGACGATGGCAGCCACGGCGATCACTACCACCGCCACGGCAGAGGGCAGTAGCCATCGATACACGCGTTCGTGCCCGCCTTCGTCCACCCACTCCTGTGTCGTCTGGAAGGCGAAGGTGGCGAGGGCGATCGCCGTACCGACGAGGAGACTGGTGACGGTGCCTGAACCGGTGAGCGCACGTCGCAGGCGCACCGCACCTCCCCGGCGGATGGTCGCGAACAGGAGCGCTGATACTACCGACAGTGAAGATGTCTCGTGTGGCCCCGGACGCCGCTCACCGAGGATCCGCAGCCCGTCGCTGGCATCCAGCGGTGTCGCGAATCCGACTCATCGTGCGATCGTGGCTTGTCGGCCGGGTCAGCGCAGGTCACGGGTGCAGTAGCATCCCCGGGTGATCCGCTCATGAGGCCGACCATCGCCGCCGACACCCTGCGTCGGACCCTCACCCAGTACCTGACCACCACCTTCGGGCTGACCGAGGACGGCGTACGCCAGGGTCTGGAGGGTTTTCTCTCCCACCCGGAGCAGGGCATCTTCCGCGGACCGTACCTGCGGATCCGCACCCCGTTCCGGCCGGCGGAGGGTGACTGGCGGGCGGGCCTGGACTGGGCGCCGGCCGACTTCACCCCCTACCTGCACCAGGCGACCGCGTTCGCCCGGCTGTCGACGAAGGGCAAGGCGGCCGAGCCGACACTGATCACCACCGGTACCGGCTCCGGCAAGACGGAGTCGTTCCTGATCCCGGTGCTCGACCACTGCCGGCGGCAGAAGCAGCGGGGCCGGGCCGGCGTCAAAGCGATCCTGCTCTACCCGATGAACGCCCTGGCGACCGACCAGACGGCTCGCATCAACGAGCTGCTCACCGATCCGGCGCTGGCCGGCGTCACCGCCGGTCTCTACATCGGCGACGTGGCCGCGATCGAGTACCCGCACGTGTTCACCAAGCGGTCGGAGATGCGCCGCACCCCGCCGGACATCCTGATCACCAACTACAAGATGCTGGACCTGCTGCTCCAACCTCGATCCGTCAGAGGGTTTTGCTCCCCTGCCTGACCGTTTCGGCTGACCGTTTTGTCCGGCCCGAGTGGGGGTGGGACTGCCACGTGTCGCTGTGGAAGCGCGAGGTCTCCGGCCCTCGGAGGGCAGCCTTTCTGCTGGTAGGTGCGGGAGTCGGGGTCAGGTGGTCAGTGGTAGCTGGGTGAGGCGTTGCCAGCAGAGGGTGAACGCGTCGGCCCAGGGCCAGGTCTCGGGGATCGACAGGACACGGCGGCGGGCGTGGACGGCGATTTTGCCGGGCAGGTGCAGCAGCCGGTAGCGCAGGGTGTCGGGTTCGGCGTCGGCGAGATCCGGCTGGTCGTGCAGGCCGAGCAGTCTGGTCCAGGAGGCCAGGTCGGCGGCGAGGTTGGCGGTCAGGACCCAGCCGCGGTTGACCGTCCACGTTTTCGAGGGCAGGTTGCGCAGGCCCATCGCCTTTGCGCCGCGGACGTGATCTTCCACGCCGGCGTGAGAACGGTGTAGGGCGTCGAGCCATTGCGGCTGGTGCGAGCCGGGCACGCCGGCGATACGGGTGATGTTGGTGGCCACGATCTGGTAGCGCCAGCCGGTGCGTTTCTCCAGGTCGGTGAGGTTCTTGGCGTGCCGGGCCGAGGGTTTCACCCGGCGTACGAGCAGCCGTAGTGTGCCGGTCCAGGCGTGCAGGCGCGGGTTGAGGCCGGTCAGTTCCGCGACGTGCGCGTCGCTGGTGGCGGTGCCGTCCTGGTGCAGGCTGTCGCTCCAGGCGTCGGCGGGGATCTGGTTGATCGCGGTCTCGTCGGCGGTGGTGATCGTCCAGCCGACGGTGAACTTCACGCTGCGCCACGCCCGGTTCATCTGCTGAAGATGTTCCAGGAGCTCGTGGGTGGCGCCGGCACCGTCGACGCGGATCAGCAGCTTGCGCCGGTAGGCGACCGGGAGTTGCGTGATCGCGTCGCCGAGGACCCGGATGTGATCAGCAACCGTGTTCGATCCGGCGTTGCCGGGCCGCAGCAGCATGGCCAGGCATTCCGCGGTGTTGGCACACCACGCGCCGAGCGGGTGGAAGCCATAGCCTTTCTTGAAGGTGGCCGCCGCGCCCTGCTTGTCGCTGTGGGCGGTGATCAGCGTGGCATCCAGATCGATGACCACCCACCCGGTCAGGAGTTTGCCCGCGACGGTCAGCCACGGGAATCCCTGCGGGCGGCGGGCGAGCAGCGCCCACACGTGGGCGCGGACCTTCGCCCGCGCATTGCCGATCCGCTTCAACGCGGTCTCGTCGAGGCCGGCCAACGCTCGCCGGACGGTCGACTCCGACGGGGATCACCGAAGACCAGGCCCTGATGGGCGAGCAGCGCGATGTCGGACATGCTCGTGGCGCCGAGCACGATCGCGACCGCGAGCGACACCAGGACCGTGCCGCGATCCCACCATCCAGGGCCCTTGCCGCGCGGCAGCACCTTGTTCAATCCGCTGGTCAGACCGGTCCGATCAGCGCATTTCCGCAGCAGGACCGCACCCGCATGACCGACCAGCCCTTTCCCGCCCGAGCCGACGACCAGCCGCTGATCCCACCCACTACCCTTACTCACCAGGAAGGTGCACCCGATTCTGCTGTGGACATGGACTCGACACCCACATCCTTGCAGGTCAGGTGCACCTTTCTTTCACTGACCTCGATCAGTCAAATCCCCCTCTGAACAGGGGAGGCCAACGCGCCGACGACCTGCCGCTGTGGGAGGGCGCCGAGCCGGCGTACGTGGTGCTGGACGAGTTCCACACCTACGACGGCGCGCAGGGCACCGACGTGGCGATGCTGCTGCGCCGGCTCGCCGCCGCGCTCGGCCTCACCGAGCCGGAGCGGCCGTTGGGGCCGATCTGTCCCGTGGCCACCTCCGCCACGCTCGGCGAGGGCGGCGGCCGGGACGGGCGTTCCGCGATCCGCGAGGTCGCCGAGCAGGTCTTCGGTGTCGCCTTCGAGGCCGGTTCAGTGGTGGGGGAGGACCGCTACGAGGCCGGCGAGTTCGTCGCCCACCAGGATTTCAGCCTGCCGCTGCCCAGCCCGGAACAGCTCGCCGCCGTCGACGACCGCGACACCGAGGCGATGATGGCGCAGGTCGCCGAGCTGGTCCTCGGCGAGGACTGCCTCGACGACCCGGCGCGCCTGGGCGACCTGCTGCGTCAGCATCCGTTGACCAGGGCGGTGCTCGACTCGCTCCAGGCGCGGCCGTGCACCCTCGACGAGGTCATCGACGTGCTGCCCCGCAAGAACGCCACCGGCTGGGGCAGCGTGATGAAGACCCGACCCGAGATCACGGCGAAGGCGCTCGCCCGGTTCGTCGGCCTGCTCTCCGTGGCGCAGCACCCGCAGGCCCCCGGCCGGCCACTGCTGAACATCGAAACCCACCTGTGGGTACGCGCCGTCTCGCGTCTGCTGCGCGGCACCTCCGGGCAGGCCACCTTCGGCTGGTACGGCGAAGCGCCGCGCGAGCTGGACCCGTACGCCACCGACGCCGACGTGGTCGTGGCCGACAACCGCCACCCCCGGCTGCCGGCCATCTACTGCCGGCACTGCGGCCGTTCCGGCTGGATGGCGTTGTCGCCCGAGAAGGACCCGCAGGAGCTGGAGACCGACCCGGACAAGATCTACCGGGCCAGCGTCGGCCGGGACAAGCGCCGGGTCCGCGCGCTGATCGCCGCGACCCCCGACGAGGTACGCCAGCACCCGGCCGGCCTGCTGGTCCTGGAGTACGGCCGCCGGGTGCGTCCCTTCGACGAGCAGCGCGACGGCCAGCTCACCGACGACGCCCTCGTGGTGCTCGGTGACCTCGTCGACCTCGACGGCGCCGACAAGGACCGCTGCCCGTCCTGCGAGCTGGACCACGGCATCCGTTTCCTCGGCGCCGGACTGGCCACCCTCGCCTCGGTGGCGATCACGCAACTCTTCACCGGCGGCGAACTCGACGCGGCCGAGAAGAAGACGCTGCTGTTCAACGACTCGGTGCAGGACGCCGCGCACCGCGCCGGGTTCGTCGCCAACCGGTCCTACTCGTTCTCGCTGCGCTCCCTGCTCGCCAGCCGGCTCGGGCCGGGGGAGTCGATCGGGCTCGACGACCTCTTCGCCAGGATGGTCGAGGCGGCGGCCCAGCCGGAGATCCTCTGCACCGTCGTGCCGCCGGACCTGCACGACCAGCCCGGCGTCGACAGCCTGCTCGCCGGGGAGCACACCGGCAGCCGGGAAACCTGGGAGCTGATCAGCGAACGCCTCGTCTTCGCCACCGTGATGGAGACCGGGCTGCGTTCCCGGCAGGGCCGCACCCTGGAGTTGACCCGCAGCGTCGCGGTCGACGTGGCCCTCGAAGACCCGGCGCGGGCCGCCGAGATCTGCCGGGACGTCCAGCTCACCGGCCCCGGCCACCTCGACGGCACGGCACCGGACGACGCCCGCTACCTCGCCTTCCTCCGGGGTCTGCTGGAACGGCTGCGTACCCGGGGTGCGGTGTACCACGAGTGGCTGGTGCCGTACCTCAAGCGTGGTGGCACCCGGTGGCAGGTCTGGGGCGGCCGTCCGGCCGGCATGCCCGCGTTCCCCAGAGGTCTGTCGGCGCCCGCGTTCCTGCTCGCCACACCGAAGTCCCGCTCCGAGTTCGACGTGATCACCGCGCGCGGCAACTGGTACCAGGACTGGACGTCACGCTGTCTCGGCCTCGGTCCCGGCGACGCCGCCGGCTACCTGACCCGGCTGTTTCCGGCCCTGGCCGCCGCCGACGTGGTCGCCGTCGGTGACACCGAGGACGGCAACACGGTGTACGGGCTGATGCCCGGCCACCTGCGGGTGACCCGGCTCGACGAGGCGTCCGCCGCGGCGGGCGGCGTCGGCTGCGACACCTGCCACTGGCAGCAGACGGAACACCCCGACCGGGTGGCCGACTGGGTCGGCCAGCCGTGCCGGCAGTACCGCTGCCGTGGCCACCTCCAGGCCGCCCACGACGACGCCGCGCCCGACGACTACTACCGGCGGCTCTACCTGGACAGCCCGGTGTTCCGGGTGGTCACCGGCGAACACACCGGCATGCTCACCCGCGCCCAGCGGGAGACCGTGGAGCGGCAGTTCCGCGACGGCGAGCGGTACACCGACCCGAACGTGCTCTCCTGCACACCCACCCTGGAGATGGGTATCGACATCGGCGCCCTCTCGGCGGTGGTGCTGGCGTCGCTGCCGCACGGGCCGGCCAACTACATGCAGCGGGCCGGCCGCGCCGGCCGTCGCAGCGGCAACGCGCTCGTGCTGACCCTCGTCGGGCGATCCGAGCGGGACCGCTACTACCTCACCGACCCGCGCGACATGATCGCCGGTCAGATCGTCCCGCCCGGCTGTTTCCTCTCCGCCGTGGAGATTCTGCGCCGCCAGTACCTCGCCCACCTGATCGACCTGGCCGCCCGCGGCCGGCTGGCCGGAGTGCTGCCGATGCCACGACGCGCGCACGTGCTGTTCGGTCCGACCGGCTGGCTGGCCGGTCTCGCCGAGGCCGGCCGGCGCGACGGTGCCCGGCTGGTGGAGGAGTTCCTGGCGATCTTCGGCGACAAGGTCCTGCGGGCCGCCGCCGACCAGCTACGGGAGTTCGCGGTCGACGGCGTCGTCGGTCGCGTCACGGAGGCCGACGAGGTCTGGGAGTCCCGGCTGGCCGACCTGCGCCGCCGGCTCCAGGAACTCGCCGCCGCCCGGGGCACCCTGGTGCCCAGCGACCCCGACCACGCCCGCGAGATCAAGATGTTGAAGGCCGAGGAGGCCGCGGTCCGTCGCCGGCTGCGGGAGGCCAGTGCGGCTGCCGCGCACGGCACGCTTGTCGCGTTCGGGCTGCTGCCGAACTACGCGCTCATCGACACCCGCACCGACCTGGAAGCCACCCTCACCTGGGAGGACAAGACCGACGGCGACCGCCGGTTCCACAGCGAGATCCGCGAGTACGCCCGCCCCGCCCGCCCGGCGCTGGTCGAGATCGCCCCCGGCAACAGCTACTACGTGCGGGGCTACCGGCACGAGATCTCGGGGCTCGACGTCGGCACCGTCGACCGGCCGTCCTACGAGCAGTGGCGCGTCTGCGGTCAGTGCGGCTACGTCCGTACCCACCTGGCCAAGGAGGACACCAGCGCCTGCCCGCGATGCGCGGACCCCGGCATCGCCGATCACGGGCGACTGTTCCAGGTGCTTCAACCGACCCGGGTGCTCAGCCGCGACAAGCGCGACGACGCCCGCATCCGCGACGACAGCGACGACCGGGACCGGCGCTTCTACGCCACCACCGTCGCCGTCGCCGTCGACCCGGCGAAGGTCGATTCCTCCTGGCGGCACGCCCACGACACCTTCGGCGTCGACTACAGCCGGCACGCGATGATCCGCCACTTCAACCTCGGTGCCCAGCGCTACGACCGGGCGGCGGAGTTCTTCGCCGGCGACGAGGTGCGGATCAACCGGTTCCACGCCTGCACC is a genomic window of Micromonospora tarapacensis containing:
- a CDS encoding NUDIX hydrolase yields the protein MAEQIDIYNANLEPAGNMDRIEAHLQGKWHRTFHCWIVSGNDGGALLLQKRADTMRNFPGLLDISAAGHLEAGEPLMAGLREVTEELGLTVAPDSLHHLGERVEVADQSNGQRNREYQSVYLYRCDLPLADYRPAADEVAALVWLPVAAGMDLFTGEIDALTLHGRTFEKSAGARWEEFTLSVTRESFLPRIQRYYLTTLIMAERLLSNAGPLAIS
- a CDS encoding NUDIX hydrolase; translation: MTERPPYLVERSPGYFEYQLPISVKLVIDHHGRVPLLRNERDEWELPGGKLEVGETPEDGVCREVAEELGLTIEAVDIIDSWVYEITPVRHVFIVSFGATYVGDEDLVHSAEHKELGVFTYDQVSSLHMPEPYKRTVRRWHERRLTGRSVPT
- a CDS encoding DEAD/DEAH box helicase; translation: MRPTIAADTLRRTLTQYLTTTFGLTEDGVRQGLEGFLSHPEQGIFRGPYLRIRTPFRPAEGDWRAGLDWAPADFTPYLHQATAFARLSTKGKAAEPTLITTGTGSGKTESFLIPVLDHCRRQKQRGRAGVKAILLYPMNALATDQTARINELLTDPALAGVTAGLYIGDVAAIEYPHVFTKRSEMRRTPPDILITNYKMLDLLLQPRSVRGFCSPA
- a CDS encoding nucleotidyl transferase family protein; this encodes MERLHAVWTGRFQPPHIGHLAVLRHSLTALPLPHVAVLTTHFGWRSPGRYGDLANDAYHPSRNPLTIWERFTLMRLALTGEAGTERVALLVAPRHDLDWPTVAQFYPPRRVICLTTKDGFEAAKESVWRSRGERVHIFDDLGPAEVLTTTAIRARVAAGADWTTFIPPPCHSYFEAIDGPRRVFNIG
- a CDS encoding IS1380 family transposase is translated as MAGLDETALKRIGNARAKVRAHVWALLARRPQGFPWLTVAGKLLTGWVVIDLDATLITAHSDKQGAAATFKKGYGFHPLGAWCANTAECLAMLLRPGNAGSNTVADHIRVLGDAITQLPVAYRRKLLIRVDGAGATHELLEHLQQMNRAWRSVKFTVGWTITTADETAINQIPADAWSDSLHQDGTATSDAHVAELTGLNPRLHAWTGTLRLLVRRVKPSARHAKNLTDLEKRTGWRYQIVATNITRIAGVPGSHQPQWLDALHRSHAGVEDHVRGAKAMGLRNLPSKTWTVNRGWVLTANLAADLASWTRLLGLHDQPDLADAEPDTLRYRLLHLPGKIAVHARRRVLSIPETWPWADAFTLCWQRLTQLPLTT
- a CDS encoding alpha/beta fold hydrolase, whose translation is MATIVLARHVETEKNLRDIHGASGLASVTLRGQDQVAHLARTLRSRAVTLTAVVATPTPQAVSSARLIAGELQLPYEGELGLPAVHLGVAAGLSTAELRSAHPQAHRSIDLFRARVISAAELEIPASEAAKDLEKRLVGWWRTEGRKRCRDRLVVGSNSTVLMISHLLNGVLPTDSRYRYLATPNGTARMWREEADGWRAVPAFPQQSWPDVEQLRISSPDGAVAVTRHVPSWAASRRTVILIPGYFGSSRHGPYGLYNRLARAWSWQGFETLTVDPLGSGDSTPVFRDFTSEVRSIEIVSEWASRHGSSLLLVGHSMGGATALRARDQAGAENWLVWCLAPLCRLVDLSRVFLRGRQLDELHRTGRTYRHGLELRRDMIDESGAAWDAHCKDVDGVWLGGADQYTAGMDLTAIPTARVRVIEGADHNFSTNDSPARLLASTGAALTALTGPMPSTDQ